A region of Plantactinospora sp. BC1 DNA encodes the following proteins:
- a CDS encoding YihY/virulence factor BrkB family protein, with the protein MNAFERAVLRIDARLTAYRRRSPWFDHLARAVGRYTDVLGARLAAAIAYYGFFAVFALGLVAYAVLGALLGDSAESGEVIVGFLNRNLPFVDPEQIRQSSSRPGIIGLILLAVTGIGWVESIRSSQRLIHGLAQHPGYVVLRQLVDLAVLLAIFVLLGFSIGAVDALESLLSWLLGARSVGLTICSWFLAFLVNMLLASALLLAVPRLRMSFRRWLPPVLLVALGVTLLNSVGRYYVVRWERNPAYTVVAGAVGLLIYLYLLNQLLLFGAAIAATSRQGRVQDLTGAPEVPDPARPHPPSTS; encoded by the coding sequence GTGAACGCGTTCGAGCGGGCGGTGCTGCGCATCGACGCCCGACTGACGGCGTACCGTCGACGGTCGCCGTGGTTCGACCACCTCGCCCGGGCGGTGGGCCGCTACACGGACGTGCTCGGCGCCCGGCTGGCGGCGGCGATCGCCTACTACGGCTTCTTCGCGGTCTTCGCCCTCGGCCTGGTGGCGTACGCGGTGCTGGGCGCGCTGCTCGGGGACAGCGCGGAGAGCGGCGAGGTGATCGTCGGCTTCCTCAACCGGAACCTGCCGTTCGTCGACCCCGAGCAGATCCGGCAGAGCAGCAGCCGCCCGGGGATCATCGGGTTGATCCTGCTGGCGGTCACCGGGATCGGCTGGGTGGAGTCGATCCGCTCCTCGCAGCGGTTGATCCACGGTCTCGCCCAGCATCCGGGTTACGTCGTGCTGCGCCAGCTCGTCGACCTCGCCGTACTGCTGGCGATCTTCGTCTTGCTCGGGTTCTCGATCGGTGCGGTGGACGCGCTGGAGTCGCTGCTGAGCTGGCTGCTCGGCGCGCGTTCGGTCGGGCTCACCATCTGTAGCTGGTTCCTGGCGTTCCTGGTCAACATGCTGCTCGCCTCGGCGCTGCTGCTCGCCGTACCACGGCTGCGGATGAGTTTCCGGCGCTGGCTGCCGCCGGTGCTGCTGGTCGCGCTGGGCGTGACGCTGCTGAACTCGGTCGGCCGGTACTACGTGGTGCGCTGGGAGCGCAATCCGGCGTACACGGTGGTGGCCGGCGCGGTCGGCCTGTTGATCTATCTCTATCTGCTCAACCAGTTGCTGCTCTTCGGCGCGGCGATCGCGGCGACGAGCCGGCAGGGGAGGGTGCAGGACCTGACCGGGGCGCCGGAGGTGCCCGATCCGGCCCGGCCGCATCCGCCGTCGACCAGTTGA
- a CDS encoding RidA family protein: protein MTRFHNPSPERVHPPIAGFHHQAEVSSPRWLVLSDQFGIRPGGHVPDDSIEQLVIALDNVRWNLFAAGLQVKDVVKLTIYLVGDIDMERLRAELARWLVRHKPTLSILYVAGLIGPSFRVQVDALAVH from the coding sequence ATGACACGATTCCACAACCCCTCACCGGAACGGGTGCACCCGCCGATCGCCGGCTTCCACCACCAGGCCGAGGTCAGCTCGCCGCGCTGGTTGGTGCTCTCCGACCAGTTCGGGATCCGACCTGGCGGGCATGTGCCGGACGACTCGATCGAACAACTGGTGATCGCGCTCGACAACGTCCGTTGGAACCTGTTCGCCGCCGGCCTCCAGGTCAAGGATGTCGTAAAGCTGACCATCTACCTTGTCGGCGACATCGACATGGAGCGGCTACGAGCTGAGCTCGCCCGCTGGCTCGTCCGTCACAAGCCGACCCTGAGCATTCTGTACGTCGCCGGGCTCATCGGTCCCAGCTTCCGGGTACAGGTAGACGCCCTGGCCGTCCACTGA
- a CDS encoding M91 family zinc metallopeptidase produces the protein MGIPPEDREIRVDAALWDLQANPGRIESAASAWRRFGKASVAVGDDLDADSRKLLGSEWAGAARDSFGQHQSKVFGSLDAMGGQADRLASALEGVAELLRWYQNALDSEREQIMGAVPSWRSGGQIVFRWNQPAQATQVSEATNRASNLRKELDDALKGKLSGFSTAEWDAISTQWDTVSAGTTDPFTLPPEATGVSVLMVDGRAVVNTGPGDDNVKVTRDPDTGQVVVEVNGVKYHYPEGTPVTIRAGDGNDVVEVPKGADLSLTLLGGEGNDTLRGGDGNERIIGLHGDDKVYGGAGNDYASAGSGRDYADGQGGDDLLAGGRGNDVVYGLSGNDNIAGGEGEDYLEGATGDDTVHGGAGRDVVSGGRDNDRLDGGSGDDRIYAGHGRDTVTGGGGADTAYRQDEDQVTGVRQDVRVEVSDAAEYIQIRGSDEFQERVRADLDMMRASPIGQQMLAELDDIRNDSAAIAADWPVLGDIAYQGNPLVIVEAESNTASYTTNWHLGEDYEVTYNPSRLSSSDERPPVAGLFHEFAHVYDYGNNTSAPGTHEGPGDVGVENDEREAVGLPIDEDDDPNTPGQIDPDHPYSYTENAFRDEMGWPRRTSYS, from the coding sequence ATGGGCATCCCGCCGGAGGATCGGGAGATCCGGGTCGACGCCGCGCTCTGGGACCTTCAGGCCAACCCGGGCCGGATCGAGAGTGCCGCGTCGGCGTGGCGGCGCTTCGGCAAGGCGAGCGTCGCGGTCGGCGACGACCTGGACGCGGACAGCCGGAAGTTGCTGGGCTCGGAGTGGGCGGGGGCGGCTCGCGACTCGTTCGGTCAGCACCAGTCGAAGGTGTTCGGCAGCCTCGACGCGATGGGCGGCCAGGCCGACCGGCTCGCCTCGGCGCTGGAGGGGGTGGCGGAGCTGCTGCGGTGGTATCAGAACGCGCTCGACAGCGAGCGTGAGCAGATCATGGGCGCCGTGCCGAGCTGGCGTTCGGGGGGACAGATCGTCTTCCGGTGGAACCAGCCCGCGCAGGCCACCCAGGTCAGCGAGGCGACCAACCGGGCCAGCAACCTGCGCAAGGAGCTTGACGACGCCCTGAAGGGAAAGCTGAGCGGCTTCTCCACAGCGGAGTGGGACGCCATTTCGACGCAGTGGGACACCGTCTCCGCCGGTACGACCGACCCGTTCACGCTGCCGCCGGAGGCGACCGGCGTCTCGGTGCTGATGGTCGACGGGCGGGCCGTGGTGAACACCGGCCCCGGCGACGACAACGTCAAGGTGACCCGGGACCCGGACACCGGACAGGTGGTCGTCGAGGTCAACGGCGTCAAGTACCACTACCCCGAGGGGACGCCGGTGACGATTCGCGCCGGGGACGGCAATGACGTGGTCGAGGTGCCCAAGGGCGCCGATCTGAGCCTCACCCTGCTCGGCGGCGAGGGCAACGACACGCTGCGCGGTGGGGACGGCAACGAGCGGATCATCGGCCTGCACGGCGACGACAAGGTGTACGGCGGTGCCGGGAACGACTACGCCTCGGCCGGCTCCGGCCGCGACTACGCCGACGGCCAGGGCGGCGACGACCTGCTGGCCGGTGGGCGCGGCAACGACGTCGTCTACGGGCTCTCCGGCAACGACAACATCGCTGGCGGCGAGGGTGAGGACTACCTCGAAGGCGCGACCGGCGATGACACCGTGCACGGCGGCGCGGGTCGGGACGTCGTCTCCGGCGGCCGGGACAACGACCGGCTCGACGGCGGTTCCGGCGACGACAGGATCTACGCCGGGCACGGCCGCGACACGGTCACGGGTGGCGGCGGGGCCGACACCGCCTACCGGCAGGACGAGGACCAGGTGACCGGGGTACGCCAGGACGTGCGGGTCGAGGTGAGCGACGCGGCGGAGTACATCCAGATCCGGGGGTCGGACGAGTTCCAGGAGCGGGTCCGCGCCGACCTCGACATGATGCGGGCCTCGCCGATCGGGCAGCAGATGCTCGCCGAGCTGGACGACATCCGAAACGACTCGGCCGCGATCGCCGCCGACTGGCCGGTGCTCGGCGACATCGCGTACCAGGGGAATCCGCTCGTCATCGTCGAAGCCGAGTCCAACACCGCCTCGTACACCACGAACTGGCATCTGGGGGAGGATTACGAGGTCACCTACAACCCGAGCCGGCTCTCGTCGTCGGACGAGCGTCCGCCGGTCGCGGGGCTGTTCCACGAGTTCGCGCACGTCTACGACTACGGCAACAACACGTCCGCGCCGGGTACCCACGAGGGGCCGGGCGATGTCGGGGTCGAGAACGACGAACGGGAGGCCGTCGGCCTGCCGATCGACGAGGACGACGACCCGAACACGCCCGGCCAGATCGACCCCGACCACCCCTACAGTTACACCGAAAATGCTTTCCGGGACGAGATGGGCTGGCCGAGAAGGACGTCGTACTCTTGA
- the galE gene encoding UDP-glucose 4-epimerase GalE, which translates to MKLLVTGGAGYVGSVVTRLLLDAGHDVVVLDDLRTGHAEALAPEATFVRADIADVATVLTPDAGFDGVLHFAALIAAGESMVKPELYWKVNTVGSLALLDAARLARVSRFVFSSTAAVYGNPTETPIKETSTPLPTSTYGATKLAVDLALTSMATAHGLAAVSLRYFNVAGAYLRDGVALGERHEPETHLIPIALQVAAGRRDKLQLFGDDYPTEDGTCVRDYIHVEDLARAHLLALDAAKPGAHQVFNLGNGCGFSNRQVVEAVREVTGHPVPVETAPRRPGDPAALVASAERARADLGWTPAKPALPEIVADAWTFYREQILGGAAS; encoded by the coding sequence GTGAAACTGCTCGTCACCGGAGGTGCCGGTTACGTCGGCAGCGTCGTCACCCGGCTGCTGCTGGACGCCGGACACGACGTGGTGGTCCTCGACGACCTGCGTACCGGGCACGCCGAGGCACTGGCTCCGGAGGCCACCTTCGTCCGGGCCGACATCGCCGACGTCGCCACTGTGCTCACCCCCGACGCAGGCTTCGACGGGGTACTGCACTTCGCCGCGCTGATCGCGGCCGGGGAGTCGATGGTCAAGCCGGAGCTGTACTGGAAGGTCAACACCGTCGGCTCACTGGCGCTGCTCGACGCCGCCCGGCTCGCGCGGGTATCCCGGTTCGTCTTCTCCTCCACCGCCGCCGTCTACGGCAACCCGACCGAGACGCCGATCAAGGAGACCAGCACCCCGCTGCCGACCAGCACGTACGGCGCCACCAAGCTCGCCGTCGACCTGGCGCTCACCTCGATGGCCACCGCGCACGGGCTGGCGGCGGTGTCGCTGCGCTACTTCAACGTCGCCGGGGCGTACCTGCGGGACGGCGTGGCGCTCGGCGAGCGGCACGAGCCGGAGACGCACCTGATCCCGATCGCCCTCCAGGTGGCCGCCGGCCGCCGCGACAAGCTGCAACTCTTCGGCGACGACTACCCGACCGAGGACGGCACCTGCGTCCGGGACTACATCCACGTCGAGGACCTGGCCCGGGCACACCTGCTCGCCCTCGACGCCGCCAAGCCCGGCGCGCACCAGGTCTTCAACCTCGGCAACGGCTGCGGCTTCTCCAACCGCCAGGTGGTGGAGGCGGTCCGCGAGGTGACCGGGCACCCGGTACCGGTCGAGACCGCACCGCGCCGCCCCGGCGACCCGGCCGCGCTGGTCGCCTCCGCCGAACGGGCCCGGGCCGACCTCGGCTGGACCCCGGCCAAGCCGGCTCTGCCGGAGATCGTCGCCGACGCCTGGACGTTCTACCGGGAGCAGATCCTCGGCGGAGCGGCGTCGTGA
- a CDS encoding 2'-5' RNA ligase family protein yields MTRIGVAVDVPEPWCEFLTRRRAEAGDPQAAYVPAHLTLLGPTDVPLASLPEVERHLAEVAARHRPYLLHLRGTGTFRPITEVVFVVVAAGISECELLAAAIGRAPELRRESRFPYHPHVTVAQDVAPEALDRVYEDLADFSALFKVEKFTLFSHSGDARWQPRRDFPLGG; encoded by the coding sequence ATGACCCGGATCGGGGTCGCCGTCGATGTGCCGGAGCCGTGGTGTGAGTTCCTCACCCGGCGGCGGGCGGAGGCCGGCGACCCGCAGGCCGCGTACGTGCCGGCGCATCTGACGCTGCTCGGGCCGACCGACGTACCCCTGGCGAGCCTGCCGGAGGTGGAGCGGCACCTGGCCGAGGTGGCGGCCAGGCACCGGCCGTACCTGCTGCACCTGCGCGGCACCGGCACCTTCCGGCCGATCACCGAGGTGGTCTTCGTGGTGGTGGCGGCCGGGATCAGCGAGTGCGAGCTGCTCGCGGCGGCGATCGGCCGGGCGCCCGAGCTGCGCCGGGAGAGCCGTTTTCCCTACCATCCGCACGTCACGGTCGCCCAGGACGTCGCGCCGGAGGCGCTGGACCGGGTCTACGAGGACCTGGCCGACTTCTCCGCACTGTTCAAGGTCGAGAAGTTCACCCTCTTCTCGCACAGCGGCGACGCCCGCTGGCAGCCGCGCCGGGACTTCCCGCTCGGCGGCTGA
- a CDS encoding arylamine N-acetyltransferase: MIGSLSTEVNLWRPPALDDEVATAYLRRLGLDPAAERAERPSVAQLHRLHAAHVERVPYETVWIALGERRGMDPAEAAGHLVAGRGGYCYQLNGAFSALLTTLGYPVTWHRAGVQGQPGDQAGDSGNHLALTTVLDGQGWWLDTGLGDGPLDPVPLVAGAFGPDDRFRLRPSDSVPGGWRFDHEPGGAFVGMDFPTTATGPTDLLAKHVEISTSPTSGMVRVVTVQHRTPAGVRIIRGRMLSERPVAGPATVRQLSGYAEWRALLREVFHLPLDDVPEERLRAVWQRIEADHAAWERDRQA, translated from the coding sequence GTGATCGGCTCCCTATCGACAGAAGTGAATCTCTGGCGGCCACCGGCGCTCGACGACGAGGTCGCCACCGCCTACCTGCGCCGGCTGGGGCTCGACCCGGCGGCCGAGCGGGCGGAGCGGCCGTCGGTGGCGCAGTTGCACCGGCTGCATGCCGCGCACGTCGAGCGGGTGCCGTACGAAACCGTCTGGATCGCGCTGGGGGAGCGGCGGGGGATGGACCCGGCCGAGGCGGCCGGTCACCTGGTGGCGGGGCGGGGCGGCTACTGCTACCAGCTCAACGGGGCCTTCTCCGCGCTGCTGACCACCCTCGGCTACCCGGTGACCTGGCACCGGGCCGGCGTGCAGGGCCAGCCCGGCGACCAGGCCGGGGACAGCGGCAACCATCTCGCGCTGACCACCGTCCTCGACGGCCAGGGCTGGTGGCTGGACACCGGACTGGGCGACGGCCCGCTCGACCCGGTGCCGCTGGTCGCCGGGGCGTTCGGCCCGGACGACCGGTTCCGGTTGCGGCCGTCGGACTCGGTGCCGGGCGGCTGGCGGTTCGACCACGAGCCCGGCGGCGCGTTCGTCGGGATGGATTTTCCGACCACCGCGACCGGGCCGACCGACCTGCTGGCCAAGCACGTCGAGATCTCCACCTCGCCGACGTCCGGGATGGTGCGGGTGGTGACGGTGCAGCACCGGACCCCGGCCGGTGTCCGGATCATCCGTGGCCGGATGCTCTCCGAACGGCCGGTGGCCGGCCCCGCGACGGTCCGGCAGCTTTCCGGGTACGCCGAATGGCGCGCCCTGCTGCGGGAGGTGTTCCACCTGCCGCTCGACGACGTACCGGAGGAGCGGTTGCGGGCGGTGTGGCAGCGGATCGAGGCGGACCATGCCGCCTGGGAACGTGACCGCCAAGCCTGA
- the galK gene encoding galactokinase, translated as MTGRSDTGHRPAATNHPDRPVGPVADRATAGFSTEYGGERPAGVWAAPGRVNLIGEHTDYNDGFVLPFALPQRTVVAAAPEQGRRWTVWSEQAGERISFGRADAAEPGRVTGWAAYVAGVVWALREAGHDVPVARLAIASDVPLGAGLSSSAALESAVLTALADLGELELPLADRPALAQRAENDYAGVPCGIMDQSASLRCRPGHALFLDCRTLAVEQVPFDLDAAGLAILVVDSNAPHRHVGGEYAARRAACESAAAALGVPALRDVTVDRLDAALARLDDETVRRRVRHVVTENQRVLETVELLRAGRLAEIGPLLTASHASMRNDFEITVPEVDTAVEAALTAGAYGARMTGGGFGGCVLALVDAAAAETVASRVAEAYAERGFRAPSTFTVTPGAGAERID; from the coding sequence GTGACCGGCCGCTCCGACACCGGCCACCGGCCGGCCGCGACGAACCACCCGGACCGGCCGGTCGGGCCGGTCGCCGACCGCGCCACCGCCGGCTTCTCCACCGAGTACGGCGGCGAACGTCCCGCCGGAGTCTGGGCCGCACCCGGACGGGTCAACCTGATCGGCGAACACACCGACTACAACGACGGCTTCGTGCTGCCGTTCGCGCTGCCGCAGCGCACCGTCGTCGCGGCAGCACCCGAGCAGGGGCGACGCTGGACGGTCTGGTCCGAGCAGGCCGGTGAACGGATCTCGTTCGGCCGGGCCGACGCCGCCGAACCGGGCCGGGTCACCGGCTGGGCGGCGTACGTCGCCGGGGTCGTCTGGGCGCTGCGCGAGGCCGGACACGACGTACCGGTGGCCCGGCTCGCCATCGCCTCCGACGTACCGCTCGGGGCCGGACTCTCCTCCTCGGCGGCGCTGGAGTCCGCCGTACTCACCGCCCTGGCCGACCTCGGCGAACTGGAGCTGCCGCTGGCCGACCGGCCGGCGCTGGCGCAGCGGGCCGAGAACGACTACGCCGGGGTGCCGTGCGGGATCATGGACCAGTCCGCGTCGCTGCGCTGCCGGCCGGGGCACGCGCTCTTCCTGGACTGCCGGACACTCGCCGTCGAGCAGGTACCGTTCGATCTCGACGCCGCCGGGCTCGCCATCCTGGTCGTCGACAGCAACGCGCCGCACCGGCACGTCGGCGGCGAGTACGCCGCCCGCCGCGCCGCCTGCGAGTCCGCCGCCGCCGCGCTGGGCGTGCCGGCGCTGCGGGACGTGACCGTCGACCGGCTCGACGCCGCGCTGGCCCGGCTGGACGACGAGACGGTACGCCGCCGGGTCCGGCACGTGGTCACCGAGAACCAGCGGGTACTGGAGACCGTCGAGTTGCTCCGCGCCGGCCGGCTCGCCGAGATCGGGCCGCTGCTGACCGCCTCGCACGCCTCGATGCGGAACGACTTCGAGATCACCGTGCCGGAGGTGGACACCGCGGTCGAGGCGGCCCTGACCGCCGGGGCGTACGGGGCCCGGATGACCGGGGGCGGGTTCGGCGGCTGCGTACTCGCCCTGGTCGACGCGGCAGCCGCCGAGACGGTGGCGTCGAGGGTCGCCGAGGCGTACGCCGAGCGTGGCTTCCGGGCCCCGTCCACCTTCACCGTCACCCCGGGGGCCGGAGCCGAACGGATCGACTGA
- the trpS gene encoding tryptophan--tRNA ligase, giving the protein MSDAPARPRVLSGIQPTADSFHVGNYLGAVRNWVAMQETHDTFYSVVDLHAITAGHDPVALRHSTRVAAAQLFAVGLDPERTTLFVQSQVPEHAQLAWVMSCITGFGEASRMTQFKDKSVKQGADRSSVGLFTYPILQAADILLYQADAVPVGEDQRQHLELTRDLAQRFNTRFGRTFTVPAPYIVKDTAKITDLQDPTAKMSKSSSSPAGIIMLLDDPAKSAKKIRSAVTDTGRDILFDPERKPGVSNLLVIYSALTDRSIDELVEAYAGKGYGDLKKDLAEVVAEFVRPIQQRTQGYLDDPAQLDKLLAIGAEKARAVASATLREAYDRVGFLPGTRNG; this is encoded by the coding sequence ATGTCCGACGCTCCTGCCCGGCCCCGGGTGCTCTCCGGGATCCAGCCGACGGCCGACTCGTTCCACGTGGGCAACTACCTGGGTGCGGTACGCAACTGGGTGGCGATGCAGGAGACGCACGACACCTTCTACAGCGTGGTCGACCTGCACGCGATCACGGCCGGGCACGACCCGGTCGCGCTGCGGCACTCCACCCGGGTCGCGGCGGCCCAGCTCTTCGCGGTCGGGCTGGACCCGGAGCGGACCACCCTCTTCGTCCAGTCCCAGGTGCCGGAGCACGCCCAGCTCGCCTGGGTGATGAGCTGCATCACCGGGTTCGGCGAGGCGAGCCGGATGACCCAGTTCAAGGACAAGTCGGTCAAGCAGGGCGCCGACCGGTCCAGCGTCGGGCTCTTCACCTATCCGATCCTGCAGGCCGCCGACATCCTGCTCTACCAGGCCGACGCCGTACCGGTCGGCGAGGACCAGCGGCAGCACCTGGAGCTGACCCGCGATCTGGCACAGCGCTTCAACACCCGGTTCGGCCGGACGTTCACCGTGCCGGCGCCGTACATCGTCAAGGACACCGCGAAGATCACCGACCTGCAGGACCCGACGGCCAAGATGTCGAAGTCGTCCTCGTCGCCGGCCGGGATCATCATGCTGCTGGACGACCCGGCGAAGTCGGCCAAGAAGATCAGGTCGGCGGTGACCGACACCGGGCGGGACATCCTCTTCGACCCGGAGCGGAAGCCGGGGGTCTCCAACCTGCTGGTCATCTATTCCGCGCTGACCGACCGGAGCATCGACGAGCTGGTCGAGGCGTACGCGGGCAAGGGCTACGGGGATCTCAAGAAGGACCTGGCCGAGGTGGTGGCGGAGTTCGTCCGGCCGATCCAGCAGCGCACCCAGGGCTACCTGGACGACCCGGCGCAGCTCGACAAGCTGCTGGCGATCGGTGCCGAGAAGGCCCGCGCGGTCGCCTCGGCAACGCTGCGCGAGGCGTACGACCGGGTGGGGTTCCTGCCCGGTACGCGGAACGGCTGA
- a CDS encoding RNA polymerase sigma factor, producing the protein MARDRGGRSSGGGQGAVDEAMGELYHACYRRLVAQVYAFTTDLTEAQDVVQEAFARAIARPQGLADVDNPEAWLRTVAVNVVRRRWRRRQLLDTILLRDRPVARLVEAAPGPERTDLREALAGLPVSYREVIVLHYFADLPVEEISSVLGVPTGTVKSRLSRGRTALAARLGDYQGTGGPGAGPAAGSGSAPGSGAQGRPDPAADSTDRRADTANPPAGRPDATAARTEPPARVRPAVRRG; encoded by the coding sequence TTGGCACGGGATCGGGGCGGACGCTCCTCCGGCGGCGGGCAGGGCGCGGTGGACGAGGCGATGGGCGAGCTGTACCACGCCTGCTACCGACGACTGGTCGCGCAGGTCTACGCGTTCACCACGGACCTGACCGAGGCGCAGGACGTGGTGCAGGAGGCGTTCGCCCGGGCGATCGCCCGGCCACAGGGGCTGGCCGACGTCGACAACCCCGAGGCGTGGCTGCGTACGGTCGCGGTCAACGTCGTACGGCGGCGCTGGCGGCGACGCCAACTGCTGGACACCATCCTGCTGCGGGACCGTCCGGTGGCCCGACTGGTCGAGGCCGCTCCCGGCCCCGAGCGGACCGACCTGCGGGAGGCCCTGGCCGGCCTGCCGGTCAGCTATCGGGAGGTGATCGTGCTGCACTACTTCGCCGACCTGCCGGTCGAGGAGATCTCGTCCGTGCTCGGGGTGCCGACCGGCACGGTGAAGTCCCGGCTGTCCCGGGGACGTACGGCGCTCGCCGCCCGACTCGGCGACTACCAGGGCACCGGCGGACCAGGAGCGGGACCAGCGGCGGGATCGGGATCGGCGCCGGGATCGGGAGCGCAGGGCCGGCCGGACCCGGCGGCCGACAGCACGGACCGGCGCGCCGACACGGCGAACCCGCCGGCCGGTCGGCCGGATGCGACGGCGGCCAGGACGGAACCACCGGCCCGGGTGCGGCCGGCGGTGCGACGGGGGTGA
- a CDS encoding sialidase family protein: MPDRDLSGPDLDTRLARGRAALLDSIDQPPLARIRDRAATRRRRRHATGAAGGAALLGLAVVATVALQPWTADGTPPTPPPVADVPPGGPVYTGAGITINGLTTSAVAHVPGTISDVEFVDPDHGYLLARCGAAEPCPANLARTGDGGASWQYSELPASSAGERDLELAAFPDGRLLVSHPGGAYASTDEGRSWREVDTGDGTAQVPAVRGDLLRAGPGGGRCDLDVEVWRPERARAGVPATTPGLDVCWVAPAAGADGAWWVGGFRDGRASVAMTRDRGANWRTVDLPGATPGAGTVEVASLGSQAYAAVLGPDRALLALYHSADGGETFTRSRAGGSGLPAGLAGALVPLLDGRLLVTGTDRQLYLSTDDGVTFQPAGGSLPPLARLERTVAGYVAYDLFGSGWAAYSADGATWRKLQII; the protein is encoded by the coding sequence ATGCCTGACCGAGACCTCTCCGGCCCGGACCTCGACACCCGGCTGGCACGCGGCCGGGCGGCGCTGCTGGACAGCATCGACCAGCCGCCCCTGGCCCGGATCCGGGACCGCGCGGCGACCCGGCGTCGTCGCCGGCACGCCACCGGCGCGGCCGGTGGCGCCGCCCTGCTCGGCCTGGCGGTCGTGGCGACCGTGGCGCTCCAGCCGTGGACGGCCGACGGCACCCCTCCGACCCCGCCGCCGGTGGCGGACGTACCGCCCGGCGGCCCGGTCTACACCGGGGCCGGGATCACGATCAACGGGCTCACCACCTCCGCCGTCGCGCACGTGCCGGGGACGATCAGCGACGTCGAGTTCGTCGACCCCGACCACGGGTACCTTTTGGCCCGCTGCGGGGCCGCCGAGCCCTGCCCGGCCAACCTGGCCCGGACCGGCGACGGCGGCGCGAGCTGGCAGTACAGCGAACTGCCGGCCAGCAGCGCCGGAGAGCGGGACCTGGAGCTGGCCGCCTTCCCCGACGGACGGCTGCTGGTCAGCCACCCCGGCGGGGCGTACGCCTCCACCGACGAGGGCCGGAGCTGGCGGGAGGTCGACACCGGGGACGGGACCGCCCAGGTTCCGGCGGTTCGGGGCGACCTGCTCCGGGCCGGACCGGGCGGCGGGCGGTGCGACCTCGACGTGGAGGTGTGGCGGCCGGAGCGGGCCCGGGCCGGTGTCCCGGCGACCACACCCGGTCTCGACGTCTGCTGGGTGGCACCGGCGGCCGGCGCCGACGGGGCCTGGTGGGTGGGCGGCTTCCGGGACGGCCGCGCCTCGGTGGCGATGACCCGGGACCGGGGCGCCAACTGGCGCACCGTCGACCTGCCCGGCGCCACCCCCGGGGCCGGTACCGTCGAGGTGGCCAGCCTGGGCAGCCAGGCGTACGCGGCGGTGCTCGGCCCCGACCGGGCCCTGCTGGCCCTCTACCACTCCGCCGACGGTGGCGAGACCTTCACCCGGAGCCGGGCCGGCGGGTCGGGCCTGCCGGCCGGGCTCGCCGGTGCGCTGGTCCCGCTGCTGGACGGCCGGCTGCTGGTGACCGGCACCGACCGGCAGCTCTATCTGAGCACCGACGACGGGGTGACCTTCCAGCCGGCCGGCGGGAGCCTGCCGCCGCTCGCAAGGCTGGAGCGGACCGTCGCCGGCTACGTCGCCTACGACCTCTTCGGTTCCGGCTGGGCGGCCTACTCGGCCGACGGTGCCACCTGGCGCAAACTCCAGATCATCTGA